A DNA window from Anas acuta chromosome 4, bAnaAcu1.1, whole genome shotgun sequence contains the following coding sequences:
- the CASP3 gene encoding caspase-3, with amino-acid sequence MTDVKDGLLLGEDLADAKSFPGTKGMNLPASKSMDSGILPDYSYRMDYPEMGECVIINNKNFHKDTGLSSRSGTDVDAASVREVFMKLGYKTKLSNDLSCRDIIKVLKNVSEEDHSKRSSFVCVLLSHGDEGLIYGTDGPLELKAVTSLFRGDKCRSLAGKPKLFFIQACRGTELDSGVEADSGPDEMMCQKIPVEADFLYAYSTAPGYYSWRNAAEGSWFIQSLCRVLKEHARKLELMQILTRVNRRVSEYESYSNRPDFNAKKQIPCIVSMLTKEFYFRC; translated from the exons ATGACAGACGTAAAAGATGGACTACTCTTGGGGGAAGACCTAGCAGATGCAAAATCTTTCCCTGGTACCAAAGG AATGAATCTACCTGCTAGCAAGTCTATGGACTCAGGAATTCTGCCAGACTACAGCTACAGAATGGATTATCCAGAGATGGGAGAATGTGTTATAATAAACAATAAGAACTTCCACAAAGATACCG GACTGTCATCTCGTTCGGGTACGGATGTAGATGCTGCAAGCGTCAGAGAAGTTTTCATGAAGCTGGGATATAAAACCAAGCTTAGCAATGATCTTTCATGCAGGGACATTattaaagttttgaaaaatg tTTCTGAAGAAGATCACAGTAAACGAAGCAGTTTTGTTTGTGTATTGCTAAGCCATGGTGACGAAGGACTCATCTATGGTACAGATGGCCCCCTTGAACTGAAAGCAGTAACAAGTCTTTTCAGGGGTGACAAGTGCAGAAGTTTAGCAGGAAAACCCAAACTCTTCTTCATTCAG GCTTGTAGAGGGACAGAACTAGATTCTGGTGTTGAGGCAGACAGTGGACCAGATGAAATGATGTGTCAGAAAATACCTGTAGAAGCAGACTTCCTATATGCATATTCTACTGCTCCAG GCTATTACTCCTGGCGGAATGCAGCTGAAGGCTCCTGGTTTATTCAGTCTCTGTGTAGGGTGCTGAAGGAACATGCAAGGAAACTTGAACTCATGCAGATTTTAACACGTGTAAATCGCAGAGTGTCAGAATACGAATCCTACTCCAATCGGCCAGATTTTAATGCCAAGAAACAGATTCCATGCATTGTCTCTATGCTCACCAAAGAATTTTACTTCCGTTGCTAG